One genomic region from Desulfurispira natronophila encodes:
- a CDS encoding response regulator transcription factor, whose translation MVTPNMLKKYSDKLCVLYAEDNATVLKMTRDFLAKYFDNVDTALNGQEALEKYDPNKHDIVIADINMPIMNGIELSRRILETKPDQTIFITSAHNDSDYLFNLISLGITNYMMKPLNNDKLTTNLYKAAKKIAHEREMREVLDIIHNSDNLGTSVQSINSVIDSLANLSTKKEPHSVELRDAINKLEQVKNHLTQLRSLVDAGR comes from the coding sequence ATGGTTACGCCAAATATGCTAAAGAAGTATTCCGATAAGCTTTGTGTTCTGTATGCTGAAGACAATGCTACGGTCTTGAAAATGACTCGAGATTTCCTCGCTAAATACTTTGATAATGTCGACACTGCCCTCAACGGACAGGAAGCTTTAGAGAAATATGACCCAAATAAACACGATATTGTAATTGCCGATATCAATATGCCAATTATGAATGGGATAGAGCTTAGTCGACGAATACTAGAAACTAAACCGGATCAGACAATATTTATTACATCAGCACATAATGACTCTGATTACCTTTTCAATCTCATCAGTTTGGGCATCACTAACTATATGATGAAACCGCTCAACAACGACAAACTAACAACTAATCTCTATAAGGCAGCCAAAAAGATAGCTCATGAGCGAGAAATGCGCGAAGTTTTGGATATCATACACAATAGCGATAATCTTGGCACATCAGTGCAATCGATAAACAGTGTTATAGATAGCTTGGCAAATCTTTCAACCAAGAAAGAACCACATAGCGTCGAACTGCGCGATGCCATCAATAAATTAGAGCAGGTAAAAAATCATTTAACCCAACTGCGATCATTGGTGGATGCAGGACGTTAA
- a CDS encoding ribonuclease J, whose amino-acid sequence MKITEKVVMSTNNDENKRSGRSSRARSRGGRSAAALSHGGIKVTPLGGLQEIGMNMMCYETRKNMIIVDCGLMFPEESQLGVDVVIPDMTYAVSKANKLQGLFITHGHEDHIGGIAFLVRQVPNIKIFASKLVCAMIRHRLKERGLENAANLIEVAAKDCVNVNGFSVEFIAVNHSIADACALAIKTPAGVIIHTGDFKIDYTPVDDRVIDLATFARYGDNGVLALFSDSTNVESEGMSLTEGAVRGALDDQVALSKGKVIVSTFSSNIHRIQTVIDIAKKYGRKVAFDGRSVINNTSIAREAGFMHYEDSDIIPVREVKGIAPQKVLIVTTGSQGETLAALPRMSSDAHAHVKILPGDKIIFSSRTIPGNERSVSKLINNLFIKGADVVYNFRPVHASGHAYQGELKTIINLVKPKFFIPVHGEYRHLYLHSKLAQSLGVPEKNTFILKNGQPLQLTSDNAQVLPEEPSGSVFIDGSNMEGVDEPVLMDRRSLGSQGIVVAHVVISQENCELVNGPSITSSGFDIPQQIRRDMERDLRAAVQQLCDDNKAQRNVVRIDIRRALRKALKKKLDRTPLVLPLITEI is encoded by the coding sequence ATGAAAATTACAGAAAAGGTAGTGATGTCAACGAACAACGATGAAAACAAAAGAAGTGGTCGCAGTAGCCGTGCCCGTTCACGTGGAGGCAGGTCAGCTGCAGCCCTTTCGCATGGTGGTATCAAAGTAACCCCCCTAGGCGGCTTGCAGGAAATCGGCATGAACATGATGTGTTATGAAACACGCAAGAACATGATTATTGTTGATTGTGGTCTTATGTTTCCTGAGGAGAGCCAGTTGGGGGTCGATGTTGTCATTCCTGATATGACCTATGCCGTTTCTAAAGCGAATAAGCTACAGGGTCTTTTCATAACCCACGGCCATGAAGATCACATCGGAGGAATTGCTTTTTTGGTGCGTCAGGTGCCAAATATTAAAATCTTTGCATCTAAACTCGTCTGCGCCATGATACGTCATCGCTTGAAAGAGCGGGGCCTGGAAAATGCTGCTAATCTTATTGAGGTAGCGGCTAAAGATTGTGTAAATGTTAATGGTTTTAGTGTTGAGTTTATTGCTGTTAATCACAGCATTGCCGATGCTTGTGCCTTGGCTATAAAAACTCCGGCAGGAGTAATAATTCATACTGGTGACTTCAAGATCGATTACACTCCAGTAGATGACCGGGTAATAGATCTGGCAACCTTTGCCAGATACGGTGACAATGGTGTTTTGGCACTCTTTTCCGATTCAACCAATGTTGAGTCGGAAGGCATGAGTTTAACAGAGGGAGCTGTCCGTGGTGCTTTGGATGATCAGGTAGCCCTGAGCAAGGGCAAGGTGATCGTTTCTACTTTCAGCTCTAACATCCATCGAATCCAAACAGTTATTGATATTGCGAAAAAATATGGTCGCAAAGTGGCTTTTGACGGACGCAGCGTTATCAATAACACCAGCATTGCCCGCGAAGCTGGCTTTATGCACTATGAAGACAGTGACATTATACCAGTACGGGAGGTGAAAGGTATCGCACCTCAGAAAGTACTTATAGTTACTACTGGTAGCCAGGGTGAGACATTGGCTGCACTGCCACGTATGTCAAGTGATGCTCATGCCCACGTTAAAATTCTTCCAGGAGACAAGATCATATTCTCATCACGCACCATACCCGGCAATGAACGCAGTGTTTCTAAACTTATTAATAACTTATTTATAAAAGGCGCGGATGTTGTCTATAATTTTCGGCCTGTGCATGCCTCTGGTCACGCCTACCAGGGTGAACTAAAGACGATTATAAACCTTGTTAAACCTAAATTTTTCATTCCTGTGCATGGTGAGTATCGACATCTTTACCTTCACAGTAAACTGGCCCAGTCCCTTGGAGTGCCGGAGAAAAATACTTTTATCCTGAAAAACGGTCAGCCTCTGCAATTGACTTCGGATAATGCACAGGTGTTACCGGAAGAGCCAAGCGGCAGTGTCTTTATTGACGGGTCTAATATGGAAGGTGTTGATGAGCCAGTATTGATGGATCGTCGCAGCTTGGGAAGTCAAGGTATTGTCGTTGCTCATGTGGTAATTTCGCAAGAAAATTGCGAATTGGTTAATGGCCCATCGATAACCTCAAGTGGCTTTGATATTCCTCAACAAATTCGCCGGGATATGGAACGGGACCTGCGTGCAGCGGTTCAACAGCTCTGTGATGACAATAAGGCACAGCGTAATGTTGTACGTATCGATATACGTCGTGCACTCCGTAAAGCCCTTAAGAAAAAATTGGATCGAACGCCACTGGTACTACCTTTGATAACGGAAATATAA
- a CDS encoding diguanylate cyclase, with translation MKHQTLHSRVVQLRETYTHRLPGKIAQIEKIWEILRSHSWDQELFDAIHGIVHGLAGSGKTFGYSRLSKTARTLEELLEDGFLHPHQRSIKFYENVQALLHLLREQSRQPDQEYGAPAHSIGNGIDHHRNFNRVIAMVDEDEDFAIDLAMQLEHFDLAVHTFATGAELEEGVKIIRPGAIIINTHLTDTDGTSLVKRLRPAISDNTIILFISSRDDIHTRLKAIRGGGDAYLLKPFESAHIVNRIDELTACTQEDPYRIMIVDDSRTMAQLFSLTLEHAGMRTCIVTDPTELLNELTRFHPELILMDMYMPQCSGDELAKVVRQHDVYFSIPIVFLSAETDFDKQLAALSTGGDDFLTKPIQPDHLVLAVTSRMQRTRLLHNLIVRDGLTGLFNHTETKRQLDIQLEQARRTKTPLSYAMLDIDHFKHVNDNYGHPVGDRVLKALAHFLRQRLRKSDTVGRYGGEEFAVILPDTDQENAQRVIEELRQKFSLIIHHSTEEGSFRCTFSCGIASYPQFDHAIKLVDMADKSLYQAKDNGRNQTVVATPE, from the coding sequence TTGAAGCACCAAACACTGCATAGCCGGGTAGTACAGTTGCGTGAGACATATACACATCGACTCCCAGGCAAAATAGCTCAAATCGAGAAGATCTGGGAGATACTTCGCTCTCACTCCTGGGATCAAGAACTTTTTGATGCAATACATGGAATTGTTCACGGCCTGGCAGGATCTGGGAAAACCTTTGGCTATTCCCGTCTCAGCAAAACGGCTCGCACACTCGAAGAGTTGCTTGAGGATGGATTTCTCCACCCTCACCAACGAAGCATTAAGTTTTACGAAAATGTGCAGGCACTATTACATCTTTTGCGGGAGCAATCACGCCAGCCTGACCAGGAGTATGGTGCGCCGGCACACTCTATTGGAAACGGCATAGACCATCATCGTAATTTTAATCGTGTTATTGCTATGGTGGACGAGGACGAAGACTTTGCCATTGACCTTGCCATGCAGCTAGAACATTTTGATTTAGCTGTGCACACTTTTGCCACTGGCGCAGAGCTGGAAGAGGGTGTAAAGATAATTCGACCCGGTGCTATTATCATCAATACTCATTTAACCGACACTGACGGAACCTCGCTTGTTAAACGCTTACGCCCTGCGATTAGTGACAACACCATTATACTTTTTATCTCATCCAGAGATGATATCCATACTCGACTGAAAGCAATTCGAGGTGGCGGAGACGCCTACCTACTGAAGCCATTCGAGTCAGCTCACATCGTCAATCGAATAGATGAGCTGACCGCTTGCACACAGGAAGATCCATACCGCATAATGATTGTAGATGACTCCCGCACTATGGCCCAGCTTTTTTCCCTCACCCTTGAGCATGCTGGGATGAGGACTTGCATTGTCACCGATCCTACCGAACTACTCAATGAGCTAACCCGGTTTCACCCAGAGCTTATACTCATGGACATGTACATGCCACAGTGCAGTGGAGACGAGTTAGCCAAAGTTGTGCGTCAGCACGATGTATATTTTAGTATACCGATTGTGTTTCTTTCTGCTGAAACTGATTTTGATAAACAACTGGCTGCTCTTAGTACTGGTGGTGATGACTTTCTTACCAAGCCAATACAGCCGGATCATCTGGTCTTGGCAGTAACGAGCCGTATGCAGCGCACAAGACTGCTTCATAACCTTATCGTTCGTGATGGCCTGACCGGCCTTTTTAATCATACTGAAACCAAGCGCCAGCTTGATATTCAGCTAGAACAAGCCAGGCGCACAAAAACCCCACTTTCCTACGCCATGTTAGACATTGACCACTTCAAGCATGTAAATGATAACTACGGTCATCCTGTAGGGGATCGGGTACTGAAAGCTCTTGCGCATTTCTTGCGCCAGCGTTTGCGAAAGAGTGATACAGTAGGTCGTTATGGTGGTGAAGAGTTTGCCGTTATACTGCCTGACACCGACCAAGAAAATGCACAACGGGTTATAGAGGAGCTGCGGCAAAAATTTTCTTTAATTATTCATCATAGCACAGAAGAAGGTTCATTTCGCTGTACCTTTAGTTGCGGCATTGCCTCATACCCACAATTTGATCATGCTATCAAGCTTGTGGATATGGCCGACAAGAGTTTGTATCAAGCCAAAGATAATGGGCGCAACCAGACCGTGGTTGCTACTCCAGAGTAG
- a CDS encoding YifB family Mg chelatase-like AAA ATPase — protein sequence MVTTLPCCFLWGLEAVAVEVQVSSSQGMLPTLILTGLPDTTVKESRDRIDAAIRSVGEKIPPRRITINLSPADTKKTGTHFDFCIAMALLIQTGKVPPLECNRRITFLGELGLNGSLGMGKNINGLLIACREIGMDKVYIPRSCAKFIQFATDMEIVMVDSLGHALEMMRGNAPEEKLNDLNFADIVSTSEDFVDFHDIYGQSMAVHAALVSAAGGHNILLSGPPGTGKSLIAQALPGILPPLEYEEFLEVLKIHSVCGEDYNCLAPPLRSPHASSSETALIGGGAQAHPGEISLAHRGVLLLDEVPEFRRKTLDALRQPLEDGIIHISRAAQKQSYPAQFILAGTMNLCPCGKTGNDDDACTCTEYDRDRYTARLSAPVLDRIDLHVVMRREHTEVRGPKSSELRHRVVECRRIQKKRQACLNRKLQGEDLEFVCSLPDELHDMLRRACQKYDLSRRSRDRVLRVARTIADLQQQDDIDRSSLLQALNYRSIGAQR from the coding sequence ATGGTTACCACTCTTCCCTGTTGCTTTCTTTGGGGGCTGGAAGCTGTTGCTGTTGAGGTTCAGGTAAGTTCGTCTCAGGGCATGCTTCCTACTCTGATCCTAACTGGGCTACCCGATACCACTGTCAAAGAAAGTCGAGACCGGATTGATGCTGCTATTCGCAGCGTAGGTGAAAAAATTCCACCACGTCGTATTACTATTAATCTTTCTCCAGCCGATACGAAAAAAACTGGTACTCATTTTGACTTTTGCATAGCAATGGCCTTACTGATTCAGACAGGTAAAGTGCCTCCACTTGAGTGTAACAGGCGCATAACTTTTCTGGGCGAGCTAGGTCTTAACGGAAGTCTTGGCATGGGCAAGAACATTAATGGGCTCCTTATTGCTTGCCGCGAAATCGGAATGGACAAAGTCTATATACCTCGCTCATGTGCAAAGTTTATTCAATTTGCAACGGATATGGAGATTGTTATGGTGGATAGCCTGGGGCATGCTCTTGAAATGATGCGAGGAAATGCCCCTGAGGAGAAGCTTAATGATCTAAATTTTGCAGATATCGTATCTACAAGCGAAGATTTTGTTGATTTTCACGATATCTATGGACAATCCATGGCTGTTCATGCTGCGCTGGTCAGCGCAGCAGGTGGCCACAATATACTGTTAAGCGGCCCACCAGGTACTGGCAAAAGCCTTATTGCCCAGGCTCTGCCCGGAATCCTTCCACCCCTTGAGTATGAGGAGTTCCTGGAGGTATTGAAGATTCATTCAGTGTGTGGCGAAGACTACAACTGCCTGGCTCCTCCTTTGCGCTCTCCCCATGCATCCAGCAGTGAAACAGCACTCATAGGTGGTGGAGCCCAGGCTCACCCGGGTGAGATATCTCTAGCACATCGGGGTGTGCTGCTGCTCGATGAGGTACCTGAATTTCGACGTAAAACTCTTGACGCTTTACGGCAACCTCTGGAAGATGGCATTATACACATTTCACGTGCAGCACAAAAGCAATCCTATCCGGCTCAATTTATTCTGGCAGGAACCATGAATCTATGTCCTTGCGGCAAAACTGGCAACGATGACGATGCGTGCACCTGCACAGAATATGATCGTGATCGCTATACGGCACGTTTAAGTGCACCAGTTTTAGATCGCATTGATCTACATGTGGTTATGCGCAGAGAGCACACTGAAGTACGAGGGCCGAAAAGTTCTGAGTTGCGACATCGGGTAGTGGAGTGTCGTCGCATACAAAAGAAACGGCAGGCATGTCTGAATCGCAAGTTGCAGGGTGAAGATTTGGAGTTTGTTTGCTCCCTACCTGATGAGCTTCATGACATGCTGCGTCGCGCTTGCCAGAAGTATGACCTTTCACGGCGCTCTCGCGACCGCGTGTTGCGTGTTGCACGTACCATTGCAGATTTGCAGCAACAAGATGATATAGATCGATCAAGTTTACTTCAAGCTCTTAATTATCGCAGCATTGGAGCCCAAAGATGA
- a CDS encoding transposase, producing MSTHKSYSTESYYISDELWAKIEPLIPPAKAKKKPGRPRMDDRMVMEAIFHVFISGCAWKSLPRSFGAPSTIHERYQEWKRQGVLRDLWLCGILTSRALNNNRRAS from the coding sequence ATGAGCACACACAAAAGCTATTCAACAGAGTCTTATTATATATCTGATGAGCTCTGGGCAAAAATAGAGCCACTTATTCCTCCTGCCAAGGCTAAAAAGAAGCCTGGTAGACCCAGGATGGATGACCGCATGGTTATGGAAGCAATATTCCACGTTTTCATTAGCGGATGCGCATGGAAGTCACTGCCACGATCATTCGGTGCACCGAGCACTATTCATGAACGGTACCAGGAGTGGAAAAGGCAAGGTGTCTTGCGAGATCTTTGGCTCTGTGGCATCCTTACATCACGCGCTTTAAACAATAACCGAAGGGCATCATAA
- a CDS encoding DNA translocase FtsK 4TM domain-containing protein, with protein MTSNSPSTETSSLRVWVSLLLFGLGIYISISLGTYYSYDPTFYKAFYPAVSQEIHNHGGLLGANIADFLIQLLGVSSWIVPFLIGLLLYWVAVTPRPDETKVAKRRIGRKIIVFPLLIIAQAAFVGTLFVVDPMYPAEVDAGGVMGAFFSDYSNTYLGYAGTLLLHGFIMVVSLFVLLNLSLQKINLWFNKLWQEVQQHFWRFVLRIRSRKNSEQENFDQNHWQLNQIARSLELQQNGEEELHKSSYREDEGHARK; from the coding sequence TTGACATCTAATTCACCTTCAACTGAAACATCGTCACTTAGGGTATGGGTAAGTCTCTTACTTTTTGGACTGGGTATATATATATCTATAAGTCTCGGAACATATTACAGTTACGATCCCACATTTTACAAAGCATTTTATCCAGCGGTGTCACAGGAAATTCACAACCATGGGGGTCTGCTTGGAGCAAATATTGCGGACTTTCTCATACAACTGCTAGGTGTGAGCAGCTGGATTGTACCTTTTCTTATTGGCTTGCTACTTTACTGGGTAGCGGTTACTCCCAGGCCTGATGAAACCAAAGTAGCCAAACGGCGAATTGGGCGTAAAATTATTGTTTTCCCGCTGTTGATAATTGCACAAGCAGCTTTTGTTGGGACACTGTTTGTGGTTGATCCTATGTATCCTGCTGAGGTTGATGCTGGTGGTGTAATGGGGGCTTTTTTCTCAGACTACTCCAATACCTATCTTGGATATGCTGGTACATTGTTGCTGCATGGATTTATCATGGTGGTGAGCCTGTTTGTCCTGCTGAATCTCTCCTTACAAAAGATAAACTTATGGTTCAATAAGCTTTGGCAAGAAGTGCAACAACACTTTTGGCGCTTTGTGCTTCGTATAAGATCCCGAAAAAACAGTGAGCAGGAAAACTTCGACCAAAATCATTGGCAACTGAATCAAATTGCTCGTAGCCTTGAGCTTCAACAGAACGGTGAGGAGGAGTTGCATAAATCAAGTTATAGAGAGGATGAAGGTCATGCAAGAAAATAA
- a CDS encoding NUDIX hydrolase codes for MRGVDYLYPIPGVAAVIMHKDQMCLVQRGQEPAAGSWTFPGGKLELGESIVDGLCREIREECQIEIRLVDANPLCIVEKIDIDHPVYPHHYIIFDYLCEYQSGTLRASSDVMDARWVGYDEVKKYTDNKKTLEVAELAWQRWVSMGF; via the coding sequence ATGAGAGGTGTTGATTACCTTTATCCAATCCCCGGGGTAGCAGCTGTTATAATGCATAAAGACCAAATGTGTTTAGTGCAGCGAGGACAAGAGCCGGCTGCTGGTAGCTGGACTTTCCCTGGAGGGAAACTAGAGCTCGGAGAAAGTATAGTAGACGGTTTGTGCCGGGAAATACGGGAGGAGTGTCAAATAGAAATACGATTAGTGGATGCAAATCCGCTATGCATAGTAGAAAAAATTGATATAGATCATCCAGTTTATCCTCATCACTACATAATTTTCGACTATCTTTGCGAGTATCAAAGTGGAACCTTACGCGCATCAAGCGATGTTATGGATGCGCGCTGGGTGGGGTATGATGAAGTGAAAAAATATACCGATAACAAGAAAACGCTAGAGGTGGCCGAATTGGCCTGGCAAAGGTGGGTCAGTATGGGTTTTTGA